A stretch of DNA from Triticum dicoccoides isolate Atlit2015 ecotype Zavitan unplaced genomic scaffold, WEW_v2.0 scaffold130180, whole genome shotgun sequence:
CATGTCAGAAAAAATGTCAACAGAGTACTATCTGACGGGGTATATTATATATTCTAATTAATAAGAACATATTGTACTTGCCTTGTATGCTCTGCTATGTACTTACAATGGATTTGATTGCTGTGAAAAAGATGTAGCCACAGTTAAGCCTACTCATCTAGCCATGCATCCATCTTATTCTTACCTACTGTTTCAGTATGCCAACAGGGGCAGCAGGGGGTATTGTACTCGTACTCGTATCTGAATtggtgttggtgttggtgttggtCACCCCACCATCTGAAGCGAAAACGCCTGCAAACCTCAGTGGCTGCTGCATCTGGACCCGGGAGCTACTGCTGGCATCTTCTTCTTGGTCGTCGCCGTCTCCGGGTCGGCGGCGAGACACCATCCTGTGCTGCACAATGTCGTAGGCGTCGGCGGTCCTGACCTCCTGGGCGAGGGAGCAGGGGCAGCAGAAGAGCCACTGGAAGCAGTCCGTCACGTCCGGCCTGCCGCAACAGAACCCACTGCCGGGGAGCCCAAACCTCCGGCGCATCTGGATCCTCCAGAACCCGCCGTACAGCAGGCCAAGGACGCAGAGCAGGGTGCCGCCAAGGCTGAGCGCCAGCCTGGCCGCCTCGTTGTCGATGTTGATGGCCGCCAGGGTGAAGATGAAGAAGGGCGCCAGGCACAGCAGGATGAAGGTCGCCGCGTGCACGTACGCGTTGCCGAACCCCAGACGCCCCGCGTTCCACCCGAACACGCAGCAGCTGCAGAACAGGGACAGGTACGCCAGCGAGATGTCCTCCCACAGGTCCGACACCAGCCCACCAGACCACTCCGGCGATAACATACCATCTTCTTCCGCGCCGACGGCGACGACAACAGCGGCCATTTCTAGTCCTTGTCGCTGCggcggagagggggagaaggagtaCCTCCTCTCCACGGTCTTGTGCTGGAGCCGCTGCCGCGAGCCCGAAGAAGAAGACTCCTGCTCCTCGTCGTCGGCGGCCTGGACCTCGTAGTCTTTGCCCAGGGGGCTGAGGTTGTTGTACATGCTGGCGACGGCGGGCGCGCAGATGGCGACTGACACGGTGAGGCCGACGCCCACGGGAGGCCGGCGGGTCCTGGAGAGCCCAAGGTTGAGGCCGCAGAGCGCGTACTGCGCCAAGC
This window harbors:
- the LOC119343501 gene encoding uncharacterized protein LOC119343501 → SSSSSSSSQQQQQQQQQQQQQQQQQQHEHSSRPPRRRQSRTRRRLAAAVPFVRKIKWGPLWDKSKEWIKNPMNMALFVWIVAVGVSGAILFMVMTGMLNAVLRTKSHKDTWFEVNNQILNALFTLMCLYNHPRRFYHLALLCRWRAGDMAALREVYCKGGTVKPNERRHMMVVILLLHLNCLAQYALCGLNLGLSRTRRPPVGVGLTVSVAICAPAVASMYNNLSPLGKDYEVQAADDEEQESSSSGSRQRLQHKTVERRYSFSPSPPQRQGLEMAAVVVAVGAEEDGMLSPEWSGGLVSDLWEDISLAYLSLFCSCCVFGWNAGRLGFGNAYVHAATFILLCLAPFFIFTLAAINIDNEAARLALSLGGTLLCVLGLLYGGFWRIQMRRRFGLPGSGFCCGRPDVTDCFQWLFCCPCSLAQEVRTADAYDIVQHRMVSRRRPGDGDDQEEDASSSSRVQMQQPLRFAGVFASDGGVTNTNTNTNSDTSTSTIPPAAPVGILKQ